Below is a window of Streptomyces spongiicola DNA.
GCCCAGGTCGCAGCCGACCGCTTCGCCCTCCGCCGTCTCGGCCGCATCACCCAGGGCCTGCTGGTCCTCGGCTACGCGCTCCTCACCCTCGACCTCGCCTGGACCCCGCTCAAAGCCGCCATGGTGGCGATGATGCCGCTCAGCGGCGCCGTGATCTTCGCAGCCCTGTTCGTGGCCGGCGCGGCCTTCCAGTTCGTCGCCCAGGACGCCGCCGAAGTACAGAACTCCTTCACCTACGGCGGCAACACCCTCCTCCAGTACCCGCCCACCGTCTTCGCGAAGGACCTCGTACGGGGCGTCACCTTCGTCGTGCCGCTCGCCTTCGTCAACTGGCTGCCCGCGCTCTACGTCCTCGGGCAGCCCTACCCGCTCGACCTGCCCCGCTGGCTCGCCTTCACACCACCGCTCGTCGCGGCCGGGTGCTGCGCACTCGCCGGAGCCGCATGGCGGGCGGGTCTCCGCACCTACCGCAGCACCGGGAGCTGAACCGTGGCCGAGGAAGCCGTCCGCACCGCAGACCACCTCCGGACCGGAGACCTGATCGAACTGGACGGACTGGAGAAGGTCTTCGACGTACGCCGCAGAACGGGACCGCTGCGCCGCGAGAAGACACGGGTGCGGGCAGTCGACGGCATCAGCTTCACCGTCTCGCGCGGCGAGATGGTCGGCTACATCGGCCCCAACGGCGCCGGGAAGTCCACCACCATCAAGATGCTGACGGGCATCCTGACCCCCAGCGGAGGGCGGCTGCGCGTCGCCGGGATCGACCCGTCGCGCGAACGCACCCGGCTCGCCCGGCGCATCGGCGTGGTCTTCGGGCAGCGCACGACACTCTGGTGGGACCTGCCGCTGATCGACTCCTACCGGCTGATGCACCGGATGTACCGGATCCCGGACGCCCGCTACCGGCAGAACCTGGAGCGCTGCGTCGAACTGCTCGACCTCGGCGCCCTGCTGGACGTGCCCGTACGGCAGCTCTCCCTCGGCCAGCGCATGCGCGGCGACATCGCCGCCGCCCTGCTGCACGACCCCGAGGTCCTCTACCTCGACGAACCCACCATCGGCCTCGACGTCGTCTCCAAGGCCAAGGTGCGCGAGTTCCTGCGCGACCTCAACGCCGAACGCGCGACGACCGTCCTGCTCACCACCCACGACCTCACCGACATCGAGCACCTGTGCAACCGCGTCATGGTCATCGACCACGGGCGGCTCGTCTACGACGGCACCCTCGCCGGACTCCACGAGATCGCGCCGGGCGAGCGCATCCTCGTCGTGGACCTCGAACACCGCCTCCCGCCCATCGAGGTCGCGGGCGCACGGCCGGTACGGGTGGAGGGCCCGCGCCAGTGGCTGGCGTTCCCGGCCTCCGCCTCCGCGGCGCCGATCGTGGCCGCCATCGCCGACGGCTATCCGCTGGTGGACCTGTCGCTACGGGAACCCGACATCGAGTCGGTGATCGCGAGGATGTACGCGGAGCGTCCGACGGCCCCGTGAGGCCCGGCAGACGGCAGACGGCAGACGGCAGACGGCAGACGGCACAGACCAGTCGACCGACATGCGGACCCGTCGACACGCAGACCAGTCGACGCACAGACCCGTCGGCACGCAGAGCCGTCGGCACACCGACCGGTCGGCACGCAGGCCAGTCGGCCGGCGCCGCGCACGGAAGGGCCCACCGGCCGACGACGTCCTCGACGACACCCGCCGTACCGGCCCTCCCCTCACGGCCGCACCACCCCCCGCCCCGGTCCATCCGGTACGAGAGCGACCACCCGCAACGTCGCGCTCCTCCCGGGTTGTCGGGGCGGGCAAGCCCTCTCCCCGTCCCCGTTCCCGGGCCCCCATGGGTCGGGCAGGCTCCGTATCCGGCCCCTCAGGGTCCGTGCGGTCCCCCGGCACCCGGCCGCCGAGACCTTCCCGGCAGCCCCGTCCGGCCGAGGCACTAGGCTGACCGCATGACGAGCGACCTTCCGGATATGCGGGCCTCCGACGCCGAGCGGGAGCGGATCGCCGAGCTGCTGCGGAACGCCGTCGCCGAGGGCCGCCTCGACATGGACGAGTTCGGGGACCGGCTCGACGCCGCCTACAAGGCACGTACGCGCGGAGAACTGGAGCCCCTCGTGCGGGACCTGCCGACTCCCGGCGGCAGCCCGGCGCCCCCCGCCGCCGCAGCGGCCCCCGGCACCATGGACCACGCCCGGCGTATCGGCGGGCCACCGACGTCCAAGGGCGCGTTCGCGTTCTGGAGCGGCTTCGGCCGCAGGGGCACCTGGACCGTGGCCCGCAGGTTCACCGCCGTCGTACTGCAGGGGGGCGGCGAGATCGACCTGCGGGAGGCCGACTTCGAGGACCGGGACACCGTCATCCGCTGCTTCACCCTGATGGGCGGCATCCATATCACCGCCCCTCCGGACCTGCATGTCGACGTCAGGGGCTTCGGCGTCATGGGCGGCTTCGGCGAGGCGGGTTCCGGCGGCGACCCCGACGACATCGCCCCCGGCTCACCCCGAGTGACCGTCACCGGCTTCGCCCTCATGGGCGGCGTCGGCGTCGAGCGCAAACTCCGCAGGGCCGACAAGCAGCGCCTGAAGGAGGCCCGCAAGCGGGGACGCCTGGAGAAGCGCAAGGACGGCGGGTCGCCGGACGAGCGGGCGTAGCGCTCCCACGCTCCTCGGGCCACGTCCCCGCCGACGTGACCATCCGATCGTCCACTCGTTACTCCGTGCGAGACGACGAACGCACGGACGGCACGGAGGGGGCGCACGCCATGCCGGTGAGCCCGTACACGCGTGAACGCCTGACAGCGGCGGCGAGGACGTCGCGGACGCTGTCGGAGGCGCTGGGGAAACTGGGGGTGGAGGCGAAGGGGGCTTCGAGGTCGTACATCCGCACCCGTATGAAGCGGCTCGGCGTGGACACCTCGCACTTCGAGCGGGAGGGGACGAGGTGGACCCGGGAGATCCTCGAAGCCGCGGTCGCGGAGTCGACCAACCTGTGCGAGGTGCTGCGTCGGCTGGGTGTCGACGTGGTGGGTGGTCAGCACACGCACATCGCTCGCCGCGTCCGAGCGCTGGAGATCGACATCTCGCATTTCACCACACCCCAGCGCACGGAGAAGGCCCGTGGCAACCACCGCCGGCTGACGGCGGAGGACATCCTGGTCGACAACCACACCGGACACGGTGGCCGCACACCCCACCAGAGGCTGCGGAGGGCCCTGCTCGAGTGGGGTATGAGTGAGCGCTGCGCGCTCTGTGGGATGGAGCCAGTGTGGCATGGGCGTCGGCTCCCCCTCGAGATCGACCACATCGACGGCGACTGGCGCAACAACCGCGCCGAGAATCTGCGGTTCCTCTGCCCCAACTGCCACTCGACCACGGACACCTATCGCGGACGGGCCAAGGCTCGGATCAAGCGGGCGCAGTCGTGAGCGTCACGTCCCGCCGCAGGGGCCGCCGACCGACCGCATCCGAGTTGGCCGCGGCCGTCGCCGCTTCGCATTCGCTGGCGGCCGTACTCAAACGACTGGGCCGCCCAGACAACGGCGGCCAACGCGTCCGGCTGAAGCAGTGGATCGCAGAGGCGCGCCTCGACACCGGCCACTTCCTGGGGCAAGCCCACCAGAGAGGCATGCCCGGCACCACCCCTCCCCTCCGCGCCGAGGACGTACTCGTAAAGCACGACGGCAAGCGCCGCCGGAAGGCCGAGCAGCTACGCCGCGCCCTCGCGGAGATCGGGAGAGTCACGAAGTGTGCCGAGTGCGGAACGGGCCCGGAATGGCACGGTCGCGCCATGACCCTTGAGGTCGACCACGTGAGCGGTGACTGGAGCGACGACCGGGCCCAGAATCTCCGACTCCTCTGCCCCAACTGCCACGCCGCAACCAGTACGTGGTGCAGAGGGCAGCAGTACCCGGCACAGGGGCGCCGCCGCTGAACCAGATCCTGAAGCCACCCGCGCCATAGACACTGCGGGACCGCTACGATGGCTGGCGCGAGCGGTCGTTGCTGAATTGGCATAAGCGGGTGTTTTAGGGGCACCTGGGAGCAATCCCATGTGGGTTCGAGTCCCACCGGCCGCACAGCTGCAAAGTAGAAGGCCGGGCTCACGAGCTTGAGAGCCCGGCCTTCGCCGCATGGACCTCAGCCCAGCAGCTCCCGCACCACCGGTAGCAGCGCCCGGAACGCCTTCCCCCGGTGGCTGATCGCGTTCTTCTCCTCGGGGCTCAGCTGAGCGCAGGTCCGCGTCTCGCCGTCCGGCTGGAGGATCGGGTCGTAGCCGAAGCCGTTGGTCCCGGCCGGGACATGGCGCAGGGTGCCGCGCAGACGGCCCTCGACCACGCGCTCCGTGCCGTCGGGAAGGGCCAGGGCGGCCGCGCAGGCGAAGTGGGCGGCGCGGTGTTCCTCGGAGATGTCGGAGAGCTGGGCGAGCAGGAGTTCGAGGTTGGCCGTGTCGTCGCCGTGGGTGCCCGACCAGCGGGCGGAGAAGATGCCCGGGGCGCCGCCGAGGACGTCGACGCACAGGCCGGAGTCGTCGGCGACGGCCGGGAGTCCGGTGGCCCGGGCCAGGGCGTGTGCCTTGAGCAGGGCGTTCTCGGCGAAGGTGACGCCGGTTTCCCTGACGTCGGGGATCTCGGGGTAGGCGTCGGTGCCGACGAGTTCATGGCCGAGTCCGGAGTCGGCGAGGATCGCGCGGAGTTCGGTGATCTTTCCGGGATTGCGGGTGGCGAGGATCAGGCGGGTCATGCGCCCAGTATCTCCGCGCCGGTGGTGGGGCGGGCGCCGCGGGTGGTGCCCACGGCGCCCGGTGGGGTCGGGCGCCCGGTACGGCAGGATCCGGCACCCGGTGGGGTCGGGTCCAGCCGTACGACGGGGTCCGGCGCCCGCTCCGCTCAGGGGGTGCAGACCTTGCCGAGTTCGGCGGCGGCGTCGGTGACCGGCGTGATGTCCGGGGTGGCGTCGCCGTTCTCGACGGACGCGCGGACGTTGTCGACTCCCTTGGAGAGGTCGTCGACGGCCTTGGAGAGGTCGGCGTTGTCGGTGGTGTCCTTGAGGCTTCCGAGTTCCCTGTCGATGTCGTTCAGGGCTTCGGTCAGCTGTGTCGGGTCCCCGGAGGCGGTGGCGACCGCCCGGGAGAGCCCGTCGACGCTGGTGGCTATGGCGTCGGCGGTCTTGACGCAGTCCAGGGCCTTGTCGACGGCGCCGCAGCCGACGGCTCCGGTGAGCGCGACGGCGGTGACGACGGCGAGTGCGATGCGGCGGCTGCGCATGGGACGGTCCCTCCCGGGTTCTCGGACGGGCGTACGGTTCGGCCCGTACGCCCATGGCTGCTGTGACGCCGGCGGTGGCGTCCTCGGTTGCTTCTCTGCTCCCGGAGGGGGCTGCGCCCCGGGGAGACCGGCCGGGGGCTGCCCCGGGTCACGCCGGTCGGCACCCCTCGGTCATCCGACCGGAGGGGTGGCGAGTGCGGCGGTCTGGAGCGCCGCGAGGTCGGCGCAGCCGCCCGTGGCGAGGTCGAGGAGGGCGTTGAGCTCCTTGCGGTCGAAGGGCTCGGCCTCGGCGGTGCCCTGGACCTCGACGAACCGGCCGTCGCCGGTGCAGACGACGTTCATGTCGGTCTCGGCGCGTACGTCCTCCTCGTAGCAGAGGTCGAGGAGGGGTGTGCCGTCGACGATGCCGACGGAGACGGCGGCGACGGTGCCGGTGAGGGGCTTGCGGCCGGCCTTGACGAGCTTGTTGGCCTGGGCCCAGGCGACGGCGTCGGCGAGGGCGACGTAGGCGCCGGTGATGGCGGTGGTCCGGGTGCCGCCGTCCGCCTGGAGGACGTCGCAGTCGAGGACGACGGTGTTCTCTCCGAGGGCCTTGCAGTCGATGACGGCGCGCAGGGACCGGCCGATGAGGCGGGAGATCTCGTGGGTGCGGCCGCCGATCCTGCCGCGGACGGACTCCCGGTCGCCGCGGGTGTTGGTGGAGCGCGGCAGCATGGAGTACTCGGCGGTGACCCAGCCTTCCCCGCTGCCCTTGCGCCAGCGGGGGACTCCCTCGGTGACGGAGGCGGTGCAGAAGACCTTGGTGTCGCCGAAGGCGATGAGGACGGAGCCCTCTGCGTGCTTGCTCCAACCGCGTTCGATGGTGACGGGTCGGAGCTGTTCGGGGGTGCGGCCGTCGATACGAGACATGTGGTGAGCCTATCCGCACCCGGGTGAGGGCCCGTTCCGCCGGGCGGCTTGCGGGGCCGCCCGGGAACGGGCCCTTCACGGGGGAGGCCCGTGCCGAGGGGCCGGGGCCCGTCGTCAGCGGCGCCGTCTCCCGCGGGTGGGCGCGGAGGCGACGGCGTAGCAGTGGGCATGGCGAACGCCGGTGCCGTCTCCCGCGGGTGGGCGCGGAGGCGGCTCGCGGGCGGGTCACATCATGTCCTCGATGTCCGAGGCGATGGGGTCGGCGTCGGTGCCGATGACGACCTGGACGGCGGTTCCCATCCTGACGACGCCGTGGGCTCCGGCGGCCTTCAGCGCGGCCTCGTCGACCTTGCCCGGGTCCACGACCTCGGTGCGCAGCCGGGTGATGCAGCCCTCGACCTCTTCGATGTTGTCGATGCCGCCGAGCCCGGCGACGATCTTCTCAGCCTTGCTGGCCATGTCCTTCTCCCTGCGTTCGAGAGGCCCGTTCGGGGCGCTCGGCGCTGCCTCGGCCCACCGCCGGTCCGTTGCGGCACGTGGTGCACGTGATGCACGTGATGCACGTGATGCACGCGGTGCACGGTTGGCCCATCTTCATGGGCGGGTGATCGCCGGTTGTCGAATGATGGCGACCACCGGCGGCCCGCTTCCGCGGCGGCCCCCGGCCGGGCCACGGGTGGACCGGGGCCGCGCCGGGCCCTACCACAACTGGTCTACACCAGTCTGCGCCACCTGCCAAACCAGGCGACTTCCGGGAGGACGCCGATGAGCACCGAGAGCGCGGCGGTACCGGGCCGGACCTGGCGGCACAGGTCGTTCCAGGGGCTCCAGAAGATGGGGCGCAGCCTCCAGCTCCCCATCGCCGTGCTGCCGGCGGCCGGCATCCTCAACCGCCTCGGCCAACCGGACGTCTTCGGCGACCAGGGTCTCGGATGGACGGACGTCGCCAGGGTGATGGGCGGGGCCGGTGGCGCGCTGCTGGATTCGGGCCTCGGGCTGCCGCTGCTCTTCTGCGTGGGTGTCGCGATCGGCATGGCGAGGAGGTCGGACGGCTCGACGGCGCTCGCCGCGGTGGCGGGCTTCCTCGTGTACTACGGAGTGGTCCGGGAGTTCCCGGAGGAGTGCGTGGACCCGGCGACCCCGGTGGACACCGGCTGCCGGGCGCTGGACGGTACGGTCACGGCCTTCACCTACCAGAACCCGGGTGTGTTCGGCGGCATCGTGATGGGCCTGACGACGGCCTATGTGTGGCAGCGCTTCCACCGCACCAGGCTGGTGGACTGGCTGGGCTTCTTCAACGGCCGCAGGCTCGTGCCGATCATCATGGCCTTCGCCGGGATCGCGTTCGCGGCGCTGTGTCTGTGGGTCTGGCCGCCGGTCGGCGCGGCGCTGGAGGGTTTCAGCGGCTGGCTTCAGGACCTGGGTGCGTGGGGCGCCGGCATCTTCGGGGTGGCCAACCGGGCGCTGCTGGTGGTGGGTCTGCACCAGTTCCTGAACGTGCCGCTGTGGTTCCAGTTCGGCTCGTACACCAAGCCGGACGGCACGGTGGTGCACGGCGACATCAACATGTTCCTCAGCGGGGACCCGGACGCGGGCCTGTTCCTGACGGGCTTCTTCCCGATCATGATGTTCGCCCTGCCGGCCGCGGCGCTGGCGATCACGCACTGCGCGAAGCCGCACCGGCGCGCCGAGGTGGGCGGGCTGATGATGTCGGCGGCGCTGACGTCGTTCGTCACGGGCATCACGGAGCCGCTGGAGTACTCGTTCATGTTCGTCGCCCCGGTGCTGTACGCGATCCACGCGGTGCTCACCGGCGTCTCGATGGCGGTGACCTGGGCGCTGGGCGTCAAGGACGGCTTCTCCTTCTCGGCGGGCTTCATCGACTACG
It encodes the following:
- a CDS encoding ABC transporter permease is translated as MHTLRSGLRVYGLVATMWMRSTMTYRASFAMTALANLAATSFDFVVILLMFTHVDSLAGYRLPEVALLYGTAATAFGLADLAMGSMDRLGRRVRDGTLDTLLVRPAPVLAQVAADRFALRRLGRITQGLLVLGYALLTLDLAWTPLKAAMVAMMPLSGAVIFAALFVAGAAFQFVAQDAAEVQNSFTYGGNTLLQYPPTVFAKDLVRGVTFVVPLAFVNWLPALYVLGQPYPLDLPRWLAFTPPLVAAGCCALAGAAWRAGLRTYRSTGS
- a CDS encoding ABC transporter ATP-binding protein, coding for MAEEAVRTADHLRTGDLIELDGLEKVFDVRRRTGPLRREKTRVRAVDGISFTVSRGEMVGYIGPNGAGKSTTIKMLTGILTPSGGRLRVAGIDPSRERTRLARRIGVVFGQRTTLWWDLPLIDSYRLMHRMYRIPDARYRQNLERCVELLDLGALLDVPVRQLSLGQRMRGDIAAALLHDPEVLYLDEPTIGLDVVSKAKVREFLRDLNAERATTVLLTTHDLTDIEHLCNRVMVIDHGRLVYDGTLAGLHEIAPGERILVVDLEHRLPPIEVAGARPVRVEGPRQWLAFPASASAAPIVAAIADGYPLVDLSLREPDIESVIARMYAERPTAP
- a CDS encoding DUF1707 SHOCT-like domain-containing protein, encoding MTSDLPDMRASDAERERIAELLRNAVAEGRLDMDEFGDRLDAAYKARTRGELEPLVRDLPTPGGSPAPPAAAAAPGTMDHARRIGGPPTSKGAFAFWSGFGRRGTWTVARRFTAVVLQGGGEIDLREADFEDRDTVIRCFTLMGGIHITAPPDLHVDVRGFGVMGGFGEAGSGGDPDDIAPGSPRVTVTGFALMGGVGVERKLRRADKQRLKEARKRGRLEKRKDGGSPDERA
- a CDS encoding HNH endonuclease signature motif containing protein — translated: MPVSPYTRERLTAAARTSRTLSEALGKLGVEAKGASRSYIRTRMKRLGVDTSHFEREGTRWTREILEAAVAESTNLCEVLRRLGVDVVGGQHTHIARRVRALEIDISHFTTPQRTEKARGNHRRLTAEDILVDNHTGHGGRTPHQRLRRALLEWGMSERCALCGMEPVWHGRRLPLEIDHIDGDWRNNRAENLRFLCPNCHSTTDTYRGRAKARIKRAQS
- a CDS encoding HNH endonuclease, whose translation is MSVTSRRRGRRPTASELAAAVAASHSLAAVLKRLGRPDNGGQRVRLKQWIAEARLDTGHFLGQAHQRGMPGTTPPLRAEDVLVKHDGKRRRKAEQLRRALAEIGRVTKCAECGTGPEWHGRAMTLEVDHVSGDWSDDRAQNLRLLCPNCHAATSTWCRGQQYPAQGRRR
- the rdgB gene encoding RdgB/HAM1 family non-canonical purine NTP pyrophosphatase; this translates as MTRLILATRNPGKITELRAILADSGLGHELVGTDAYPEIPDVRETGVTFAENALLKAHALARATGLPAVADDSGLCVDVLGGAPGIFSARWSGTHGDDTANLELLLAQLSDISEEHRAAHFACAAALALPDGTERVVEGRLRGTLRHVPAGTNGFGYDPILQPDGETRTCAQLSPEEKNAISHRGKAFRALLPVVRELLG
- the rph gene encoding ribonuclease PH; translated protein: MSRIDGRTPEQLRPVTIERGWSKHAEGSVLIAFGDTKVFCTASVTEGVPRWRKGSGEGWVTAEYSMLPRSTNTRGDRESVRGRIGGRTHEISRLIGRSLRAVIDCKALGENTVVLDCDVLQADGGTRTTAITGAYVALADAVAWAQANKLVKAGRKPLTGTVAAVSVGIVDGTPLLDLCYEEDVRAETDMNVVCTGDGRFVEVQGTAEAEPFDRKELNALLDLATGGCADLAALQTAALATPPVG
- a CDS encoding glucose PTS transporter subunit EIIB, with the translated sequence MASKAEKIVAGLGGIDNIEEVEGCITRLRTEVVDPGKVDEAALKAAGAHGVVRMGTAVQVVIGTDADPIASDIEDMM
- a CDS encoding PTS transporter subunit EIIC; this encodes MSTESAAVPGRTWRHRSFQGLQKMGRSLQLPIAVLPAAGILNRLGQPDVFGDQGLGWTDVARVMGGAGGALLDSGLGLPLLFCVGVAIGMARRSDGSTALAAVAGFLVYYGVVREFPEECVDPATPVDTGCRALDGTVTAFTYQNPGVFGGIVMGLTTAYVWQRFHRTRLVDWLGFFNGRRLVPIIMAFAGIAFAALCLWVWPPVGAALEGFSGWLQDLGAWGAGIFGVANRALLVVGLHQFLNVPLWFQFGSYTKPDGTVVHGDINMFLSGDPDAGLFLTGFFPIMMFALPAAALAITHCAKPHRRAEVGGLMMSAALTSFVTGITEPLEYSFMFVAPVLYAIHAVLTGVSMAVTWALGVKDGFSFSAGFIDYVINWGLATKPWLIVPIGLGFAVVYYAVFRFAITRFDIKTPGREPDEIGDELEREVTR